The genomic interval CTGGCGGATATCTATATGCAACAGGCGCAGTGGGATAGTGCTGGTACTTTGCTCAATACAGTAATGGATGATACCTCAATAGCAGTACGAGAAAAACTGAAAGTGGGCCGGCAGTTATATCAAAAAGCGATACGCGATTCTAATAATACCGAACTGCAAACAGCGGCTCAGTCAGTTATACAGCAGCTTATGCAAAACGAACAATCATCCAGCAATGTGCAATCACTGGCCGCTGACTTTTTCGTTGAAACCAATCAGCCTGATCTGGCTTTACAAGCATTAAAACGAACCAATGAGCTGAATCCCTTTAACGACACTGCCTGGAAAAAACGACTAAAAATTCTCTTCTCCAGCGGCAAGGTAGAAGAAACAATTGCTGTAGGAGAAAAAGCAGCAGAACATATTCCCCAAAACCCTGTCATTTTATACTTTCTGGGAAACGCACAACGATCTGCCGGCCAATATGGTCAAGCCATTACAAATTTAAAAGAAGCAACCTTGTTGCCTGCCCGTACGCCACTTAAAACTAACATACTATCTGCCTTGGCAGACAGCTATGCAGCACAAGAAAACTGGAATAAGGCTTTTCAACGATACGAGGAGGCTCTCCGCCATGATCCGCAAAATGCTGTTGTTCTAAACAATTATGCCTATTACTTGTCAAAGCAAAAGCAAAAACTGCAAAAAGCTGAAGAGATGGCCAAAAAGGCCTTCGAACTGGATCCGGATAACCCATCTTATCTTCATACTCTGGGATGGGTTAAATTCCAAAAACAAGAATATCAAAAAGCAAAGCAGCTTATTCGATCTTCATTGGAAGCCCGGCCCGAAAATGCAGAGGCTATGGAACACTTGGGCGATACATTATTTAAATTACGGCAAGACCAACAAGCAGTTAAGTGGTGGAAAAAAGCCTTAGAAGAAGATCCAGCTCGTACTCATCTCAAAGAAAAAATTTCTGCAAATCGTGATTCATAATTGGTCAAAAATATATTTAGGATTGCTCTTGCTTTCTGTGGGACTGGTTTCATGCTCTGGTTCTAAGGAACTGAGTAAGTCCGGCTTTACTGATTCTTCTGTTCCGCCCTCAGATGTCACAGCTTCTATCCCTGACTACCAATCCAGACTACTGACGGTCAAAGGCAAGGGACGAGCAATTGTCAGCGAGCCGGGCAATACGGAACGTGTTACCGTAACGTTTTCGAGTGATACTGCCAAAAGTCTGGTCACTATTCGCAATGGTATTGGCATTAAAGGCGGAGAAATGCTTACCGATGGCGATACGCTTCTTATCTATAACAAAGTGGACAAGCGAGCACGAAAAGTGGCAATCAAAAGTGGAAATATTAACCGCATCAACAAGTTGGCATCGCTCAATATCCTAAAAATGATTCACTACCCAATAAACGCTGAAAATGTACAGCGAGTCCAAGAGAATAAATCGTTGTATAAAATACGGCTCTCATCGGGTACTTACGTTTTAGTGGACAAAGAATCGGGGTTCATTAGGCAAGTTACCCCTCCTGCTAATTCTGCATTGCCTTATTCCAAAATTACTTATGATTCATACGCTTCTGTAGAAGGGTTCATCCTTCCGCGAAGAATTAGTATATTTGGAGCAAATAAACAGTCAAAAGTATCGTTACAGCTTACAGAACTGGACTTAAATCCACAGTTGAATCAACTAACCCTTAATATTCCGGACGACATACCCATTTATTACCAATGAAAAAGATGAAATACACTTTTTTGCTCTTGGTGTCAGTGCTTATCGGCTGGAATATCCCTGCTCAGGCACAGAACTATAAACAAGAGCGTGCTCAAATTGCAGAAAAGCAGAAAAACATCCAGATACAAATAGGGGAACTTAATCAGCAGATTCAGCAGTATGAGCAACGACTAAAGCGTGCGACTCAAAAATACGAAGCACTCTATCAAAAATACCAGGATCTGAAAAAAGTTATTGCCCTTCAAGATCAAAAGATCAAAAATCTACAGGCTGAACAACAACAGGTACAAAAAGAGATTAATGTGACCAGCAATTCTCTTGAGGAAAAAAGAGAAGAACTAAAACAGCTTATTGCTAAATATAAAAAGACACTCAGCTATCTATATAAACACGGCAGGACAACTCAATTGGCCCTAATTCTGTCATCCTCATCCATCAACAAAATGCTGGTGCGCTCTTTTTATCTGGATAAATTCAGTAACTACCGGGAAAAACAAGCCCAGCAAATTCGGCAAGCTGAAAAGGAGCTTGAAAAAACAAAAAACCAACTTGTCGAAGCACGTCAAAAAAATAAGGAAGTACTGCAAAATATTACCCAGGAAAAAGAGCGACTTGCAAAACAACAACAACAACAATCCCAAAACGTGGCGCTTCTTCGCGAAAACAAAGAAGAAATTCAGCAGTCACTGCAACAATCAAAAGAAGAAAAAGAAAATTTAAATAACCGTTTTTCCGAACTTATTGAAAGAGATAAGAAGCTTCGAAAACAACAACAAGAACGTCGCCAGCAGCGTGAAGCCAATCGCAAAGATAAGTTGGCTGCAGCCAAAAAAATTAAGGACGATACCAAACGTGCTAAAGAGGTAGCTAAATACTCGGAACCCATAAAGCCTGCTAATTTTATAAGTTCTGACCGGCTTGAAGAAATTGAACAGGAATTTGCTCAAAAAAAGGGACGTCTGCCATGGCCGGTTGACAGCCGCACAGTATCTGAACATTTTGGTAAGAGCCGACATCCCGTTTTTGGTACGGTTACTCCCAATCCCGGTATCGAAATTGTCACTGATTCCCAAGCTCGTGTCCGCGTAGTTGAGGATGGCTATGTTATTGCTATTCAACCTTTGCCCGGTTACGGCGATGTTATATTGGTTAAACACGGCCGTTTCATCACTGCTTACGGCAACTTGAGCCAAATTATGGTAAATAGTAATGAGATCTTGACCCAAGGAGATGTTATTGCACTGTCAGGCAGTGATAACTCCGTAAAGGGAAAAAGCCTCTTTTTCCTGATTCGTGAAAACGACAAAAATCTTGACCCCGAAAAGTGGTTGCAAACGAAGGCACTATCCAGCGCTTACTAATTGGATTGAGGGTGTAATTGTTGCTATTTTAAATTCACAAATTTCTACGCTCTTAACTCATATTTTATGATAAACTGGCAACGCACCTTCGCTTTTGTAACCGGATCTATCGTAGTCGGATTAGCAATTATTCTCGTCTCTAACAGTTTTATCCAATATGTTGCTCGCGAAGGCACCACAGGCTATCTGTTTTTATTTGGATTTGGACTAATATACCTAAATCTGAATTTTGGCTTTAGCCGTCGCTTTATGATGAAGGCAATGAACATCAGCTGGATATGCTATCTGATGGCCATTTTTACCATCTTGCCTACCATTTTCTGGATCTACACAAAAGATGTGGGATTGGGAAAAGCACAGCTTTTCTTTGCCCTGACGGTTATTTTTGCTGCTTTTCTCGGTGCTTACTTTGGAATCCGTCGAGGTGTGGTGAAACGAGCACAGTATATCCAGCAAATGAAAGATGACGACCAAGAGTTACCGAAATCACTGAGGCGTCCCCATGATGATGTAAGTATTAATTAACCAACCTTTTCTACAAGTATTTTAATTTTAATAGGGAGATGCAGCAGATATCAACCCATCATGGAGATGGCAAGCGGAATCTATAATACGGTGCTTCCGATTCCGCAAAGACGGACAGGCTAACAGTTATCAACTCTCAATGAGTTTCAAAATTAAAAAGGCTGCCTGATTGACCAGGCAACCTTTACTACACAAATTGGAAATATACCTTAGTTAAACAAATAAAAATCTATTCCAATATTGGCCTGCAAGGCACGGGAATCAGCGCGAAAGAGCCGATCACTCTCCCAGTCATATCCTATTTCGGTAAACAAACCAATTGTATTGCTCATTCGATAGGCTAACCCTGCACGTAAACCAAATCGAACGCGGAAATTTTCTGCTGCTCCCTGAGTATTGGCAAGTGTGTTAAGTCCCATGTTATTGCCAAACATTAAATTCATTTGTGTGTATGGCTGCAGGCGATTTGTGCGAAACGGATAAACACGAACAAGAGGCCCCACGCCCCAACTGCCTACTCCAAAACTATTATTCGGGCTATCTACAAAAAAGCTAGTCAGTATCTGAAATCCTACTCCCAACCGCTGCGACATCATACGTACATCACGATACACGAATTCAAGCTCAGAGCTGCCATCGGTTATCAGGGGATTATTTTCTTTATAAGTAAGGTCGCCCAAACTGTGAATATTTGCCGTTAAACCATGGATACCAACATCAGAGCGCAATTTTTTGAGTCCCGAATCGGACTGCCCCTCTGATTGGCCGAAAACCGGCTGGCTTACAATCCCCGTCAACAGTAACGACAGCAGGGCAAAACTTAAAATTCTAGTAGCTTTATTAAATTTATGCGTAATCATTGTGCGTTTATTTCTTGCTAAATTCTGTGAAAACAGCTTTTTGAAGAGCCTGTAAAATTGCCTAATAATTTGTACAGTTACAATAACTGACTCAAATTATAATTGTTGCATAAACAACCCATTTTAACAGATTAACAATGGCTGAAAATTAAAGTCAATTCAATCAATCCGAGGTTTTTCTAAACATCATATTTCTACTATAAAATATTCCTCCCAGTAGTTATCAAAAAAGGAACTTCCATATCAACTATATTCCTGAGCATCACAATGTTATCACTTAAAAAATAATCTGCATTCCCAGCTCTATTCCAACCTTATAGCCAATACGATTATAAGGATCAGATTTACCATGGCTGCGGCCAACTCCTAACAAATGACTATTTCCCTGCCAGTTATCAAAATCCACTCCAATATTTTATAACTTCTAAGGGTCAAAAAATATATAATTAATCCATTCCTATATTTTGGAAACCAACCTGCGACATATCCCAGACCTGCCTGTGCCACAGTGGTGTGTAAACGGCCACGTACATACCATTGCCCGTTCGTGGCTGGGCGACACAACGTTACCGGATGTTAACCGGATCGAAATTCCTACCCCCGATGATGATTTTCTGGAACTTGATTGTGCCATACATCCCAATTCTGAATCTGTCATTATATTATTTCACGGTCTGGAAGGTTCTTCTGAACGATACTACATCGTAGAACTGATGAAAGAACTACTTGAGGAGGAGTATTCGGTCGTAGCCGTTAACTTTCGCAGCTGCGGATCGCGAATGAACAATCAGCCGCGATTTTATCACTCTGGAGAAACCAACGATTATGCCACAGTATTCAACTGGATTTCCCAGCAATATCCCGACAAAAAAATGGGCGCTGTGGGATTTTCACTTGGCGGTAATGCACTACTCAAATCACTGGGAGAAGAAGGGAGTGGCCACCCGCTTGATGCTGCTATAGCCGTGTCAGTTCCTTACGATTTACGGCTTGGATCCATCAGGCTATCCAAGGGATTTCATCGCCTTTATGAATATCGGTTCTTGCGCACGCTAAAGAAGAAGCTGGTATTAAAACGGCAAGACTTCCCCAACCTGCCACAGTTTACCGGCTCTACACTTTTTGAATTTGATGATCAAATCACAGCGCCGATACACGGATTCAAAAGTGCAGAACATTATTACGAACAGTGCTCGGCCCGCCGTTTTATAACGGATATCCAAATTCCCACATTACTCGTCCACAGCCGGGAAGACCCGCTTTGTCCCGTCGAGGCTATGCCGGTTGCCAAAATATTTGACCACTCGAAAATCGATTACATCATTACCGAACAAGGCGGACACGTGGGTTTTTGGAGTCAACCGAAGGGATGGCTCAATTATATCATCAGAAACTATTTGCATAAAAAGCTAACAGAATCACTATAGATCTAACGATTGGTAATTAACATTTATCTTTAGTGAACTGAATGGTAGTCATCTTTGTTAAAATCTACAGTTTTAGAACAGAAAGAATTAATACATTATTATAAATGGTTATTATTATCGGCGCAGGCCCCATTGGGCTGGCTACTGCTATCGAACTAAAAAAAAGAGATATTCAGGCAAAAATTATTGAGCGCGGCTGCTTGGTCAACAGCATCTTTCACTATCCCAAAGACATGACGTTTTTCTCGACCTCCGAGCGGCTGGAGATTGGCGGTGTACCCTTTATTTCGCACAACGATAAACCCACGCGCCGCGAAGCCCTGGAATACTACCGACGTGCCGCCGAAAGCTACGATCTTGACGTCCATCTTTATGAAGAAGTGCAAGATGTTGAGGGCAGCGACCAATCTTTTGCCGTAAAGACCGACCAGGGAACCTATCAGGCACAAAAAA from Fodinibius salinus carries:
- a CDS encoding tetratricopeptide repeat protein, coding for MKITGITYRLSMLVLLFLIAGDIGLLVAQNSQHNEEQAKAIYINGIAAFEQEDYQQALTLLRSAYKTLPEHAGINFALADTYLRNNDLGNAEYYANKAVSLDPQNLWYRLKLAKIYQANGKTDDAIESLNTALQKHPNNTKLLRRLAEYYRQDNKLEKANTLYNRLLYLQGERISLRIQRLRNFNRLEMRDSSLAELQKIRALDPQNPSILRLISEQYMKMNNIDEARRVLLNARQQNLLTNSKSTMLLADIYMQQAQWDSAGTLLNTVMDDTSIAVREKLKVGRQLYQKAIRDSNNTELQTAAQSVIQQLMQNEQSSSNVQSLAADFFVETNQPDLALQALKRTNELNPFNDTAWKKRLKILFSSGKVEETIAVGEKAAEHIPQNPVILYFLGNAQRSAGQYGQAITNLKEATLLPARTPLKTNILSALADSYAAQENWNKAFQRYEEALRHDPQNAVVLNNYAYYLSKQKQKLQKAEEMAKKAFELDPDNPSYLHTLGWVKFQKQEYQKAKQLIRSSLEARPENAEAMEHLGDTLFKLRQDQQAVKWWKKALEEDPARTHLKEKISANRDS
- a CDS encoding DUF4292 domain-containing protein is translated as MLLLSVGLVSCSGSKELSKSGFTDSSVPPSDVTASIPDYQSRLLTVKGKGRAIVSEPGNTERVTVTFSSDTAKSLVTIRNGIGIKGGEMLTDGDTLLIYNKVDKRARKVAIKSGNINRINKLASLNILKMIHYPINAENVQRVQENKSLYKIRLSSGTYVLVDKESGFIRQVTPPANSALPYSKITYDSYASVEGFILPRRISIFGANKQSKVSLQLTELDLNPQLNQLTLNIPDDIPIYYQ
- a CDS encoding murein hydrolase activator EnvC family protein; protein product: MKKMKYTFLLLVSVLIGWNIPAQAQNYKQERAQIAEKQKNIQIQIGELNQQIQQYEQRLKRATQKYEALYQKYQDLKKVIALQDQKIKNLQAEQQQVQKEINVTSNSLEEKREELKQLIAKYKKTLSYLYKHGRTTQLALILSSSSINKMLVRSFYLDKFSNYREKQAQQIRQAEKELEKTKNQLVEARQKNKEVLQNITQEKERLAKQQQQQSQNVALLRENKEEIQQSLQQSKEEKENLNNRFSELIERDKKLRKQQQERRQQREANRKDKLAAAKKIKDDTKRAKEVAKYSEPIKPANFISSDRLEEIEQEFAQKKGRLPWPVDSRTVSEHFGKSRHPVFGTVTPNPGIEIVTDSQARVRVVEDGYVIAIQPLPGYGDVILVKHGRFITAYGNLSQIMVNSNEILTQGDVIALSGSDNSVKGKSLFFLIRENDKNLDPEKWLQTKALSSAY
- a CDS encoding YheT family hydrolase, with amino-acid sequence METNLRHIPDLPVPQWCVNGHVHTIARSWLGDTTLPDVNRIEIPTPDDDFLELDCAIHPNSESVIILFHGLEGSSERYYIVELMKELLEEEYSVVAVNFRSCGSRMNNQPRFYHSGETNDYATVFNWISQQYPDKKMGAVGFSLGGNALLKSLGEEGSGHPLDAAIAVSVPYDLRLGSIRLSKGFHRLYEYRFLRTLKKKLVLKRQDFPNLPQFTGSTLFEFDDQITAPIHGFKSAEHYYEQCSARRFITDIQIPTLLVHSREDPLCPVEAMPVAKIFDHSKIDYIITEQGGHVGFWSQPKGWLNYIIRNYLHKKLTESL